The Oncorhynchus tshawytscha isolate Ot180627B linkage group LG30, Otsh_v2.0, whole genome shotgun sequence genome includes a region encoding these proteins:
- the LOC112246913 gene encoding uncharacterized protein LOC112246913 isoform X1: MASVSDLQARRVENNNTRTLLNSECVYEAAEDNSSQIILENPDPDIVKTISHYFDAALSGQKYVLSHPVTDHGAESSADSRDSGDSLFITQVPVSEVVRSVRRCHSKERSEFTCTIESEEESGDEDGPATPQRKQQVSQAMKHHKRKAEKHGLKKYSFPFLGSVYRSKPLSSRECAYRNTHLSLLNGVAFSSKAIGGFFRCVKTLKKFSKGKATLASALPNRYLDKEGELSPLSEQEVESEGSDDDIRVVENKLLMLFLKKKNSQTWCYPSSEAEKQFRNFSSVSKDSTAKTKKQSTKKTQHLPHVKQTLSLVSKMIKDTPSKQSFAGSQRIVPEKCNMAEEETNPESVSCVRRCSSGRGLVRNKTEEPGIHLADNTDGQEENDNMDISLTEWKTMLNIGFVSEEVEGSRIDQAVDITSSPINEVQESEGSCLERTQGRAMTPSVTGQRPDRDHQNQTRETEADPGIKGHNPPSTDPALTNDCTNVDAGGDYEQKGKKRKKKNRKREGGDDESIEDRVGQPPCQEAPDYQELVTCVSTSTIQGGEATEITQDNKAEHSVSVSGEMIMPQKKKRKKERRRDSPCHVDTDICLRREENPKKKRRKRRISSTEDGAVVQQQEDNIQKSHISLKSSVSESIDTVPPRKKGKKDGYVVTPLSTEERCQKDSIPPETDEITSPRKKKKKRDESKDTCSVIHQDTAAPLEKEIIGISLEGCESSALTPDDTVSQRKTKKNKNSLTKHDPEGRLKNDATKISQRMNATVKNSAEVRLEAESAFISSERKRKKTKRRKSTDYEVPAVGHQDNDNTAMLIETTQSSMTQYKETESQKKKNKINDNTAMLIEMTQSSMTQYTETESKKKKKINDNTAMLIETTQSSMTQYTETDSQKKKKKKKKKKINRKTNKESVAPKHTDGRQTGEMSEATSGCLPLPQINPDPVSISHEFVSSAEKKNKKNKKNKHGKDKRMMYV; this comes from the exons ATGGCTTCTGTCAGTGACCTGCAAGCTCGACGAGTTGAAAATAATAATACACGCACTCTGTTGAACTCAGAATGCGTTTATGAAGCAGCAGAAGATAATTCATCCCAGATCATTCTGGAGAACCCCGATCCCGATATCGTTAAAACAATCTCACATTATTTCGATGCTGCTCTCAGTGGGCAGAAATATGTGTTATCCCATCCCGTCACAGACCATGGCGCTGAGTCTTCAGCAGACAG TAGGGATTCAGGGGACAGCCTGTTCATAACTCAAGTGCCAGTGTCTGAGGTGGTGAGGTCTGTGAGAAGATGCCACTCAAAGGAGAGGTCAGAGTTCACATGTACCATAGAatcagaggaggagagtggggacGAAGATGGACCTGCCACTCCCCAAAGGAAGCAGCAGGTCTCACAGGCAATGAAACATCACAAGAGGAAAGCAGAGAAGCATGGCCTGAAAAAGTACTCCTTTCCCTTTCTGGGGAGCGTTTACAGAAGTAAACCCCTATCTAGTCGAGAGTGTgcttacagaaacacacacctatCACTATTAAATGGTGTGGCCTTCTCG AGTAAGGCAATTGGAGGCTTTTTTAGATGTGTCAAAACACTGAAGAAGTTCTCTAAAGGAAAAGCGACTTTAGCTTCAGCTTTACCAAACAGATATCTGGATAAGGAAGGTGAACTGTCTCCACTGTCAGA ACAGGAGGTGGAATCTGAAGGTAGTGATGATGACATCAGAGTGGTG gaaaataaacttttAATGCTATTCCTGAAAAAGAAAAATAGTCAAACTTGGTGTTATCCATCATCTGAAGCTGAAAAGCAATTCAGAAACTTTTCATCTGTAAGCAAAGACTCCACCGCCAAGACAAAGAAACAGAGCACAAAGAAAACACAACACCTCCCTCACGTTAAACAAACTCTTTCCTTGGTTTCCAAAATGATTAAAGACACACCATCAAAGCAGAGTTTTGCTGGGTCACAGCGAATCGTACCTGAGAAATGTAACATGGCAGAAGAAGAGACTAACCCAGAGTCAGTCAGTTGCGTTAGGAGATGTTCATCTGGTAGGGGTTTAGTCCGCAATAAAACAGAAGAACCTGGTATACATTTAGCTGACAATACAGACGGACAGGAAGAGAACGACAACATGGACATTTCATTGACAGAATGGAAGACAATGCTGAATATCGGATTTGTCAGTGAGGAAGTAGAGGGGAGTAGAATAGACCAGGCAGTGGACATAACGAGTTCACCTATTAATGAAGTGCAGGAAAGTGAAGGAAGCTGTTTGGAGAGGACCCAAGGCAGAGCCATGACCCCCAGTGTGACTGGGCAGCGCCCTGATCGTGACCATCAGAACCAGACAAGAGAAACAGAGGCTGATCCTGGAATTAAAGGTCACAACCCCCCTTCAACAGATCCAGCGCTCACAAATGACTGTACAAATGTTGATGCTGGGGGAGACTATGAACAGAagggaaagaagaggaagaaaaagaacaggaaaagagagggaggagatgatgaAAGTATAGAGGACCGAGTTGGGCAGCCTCCATGCCAAGAAGCTCCAGATTATCAGGAACTAGTCACCTGTGTGAGTACAAGCACCATACAGGGAGGAGAGGCTACTGAGATAACCCAGGATAACAAGGCAGAGCATTCTGTGTCCGTGTCTGGTGAAATGATTATGCCACAGAAAAAGaagagaaaaaaggagaggaggagggattcaCCATGCCATGTTGATACAGATATATGCCTAAGACGGGAAGAGAACCCCAAGAAGAagcggaggaagaggaggatatcTTCAACTGAAGATGGCGCCGTTGTTCAACAACAAGAGGATAATATTCAAAAATCTCATATCTCCCTCAAGAGTTCTGTGTCTGAATCCATTGACACTGTGCCACCAAGAAAAAAGGGGAAGAAAGATGGGTATGTAGTAACTCCTTTGAGCACAGAGGAGAGATGTCAAAAGGACAGCATACCACCTGAAACAGATGAGATCACTAGCccaagaaagaagaagaaaaagcgaGATGAGTCTAAAGACACTTGTTCTGTCATACACCAGGATACAGCAGCTCCACTGGAAAAAGAGATTATTGGCATATCTTTGGAGGGGTGTGAGAGTTCTGCTTTGACTCCAGATGACACAGTTTCTCAGAGAAAAACTAAGAAAAATAAGAATTCCCTCACCAAACATGATCCTGAGGGAAGACTGAAAAATGATGCAACTAAAATATCTCAGAGGATGAACGCAACTGTAAAAAATTCTGCTGAAGTGAGACTTGAAGCTGAAAGTGCCTTTAtatcctcagagagaaagaggaaaaagaCAAAGAGGAGGAAATCCACTGATTACGAAGTACCAGCGGTAGGACATCAAGATAATGATAACACTGCAATGCTAATTGAAACGACCCAGAGTTCTATGACCCAATACAAAGAAACAGAGTcgcagaagaagaaaaataaaataaatgataaCACTGCAATGCTAATTGAAATGACCCAGAGTTCTATGACCCAATACACAGAAACAGagtcgaagaagaagaagaaaataaatgaTAACACTGCAATGCTAATTGAAACGACCCAGAGTTCTATGACCCAATACACAGAAACAGattcacagaagaagaagaagaagaagaagaagaagaaaataaatagaaaaacaaacaagGAATCAGTTGCCCCGAAGCACACAGATGGAAGACAGACCGGGGAGATGTCAGAGGCGACGTCAGGCTGTCTGCCTTTACCACAGATTAATCCTGATCCTGTATCAATCTCCCATGAATTTGTTTCATCAGCAGagaagaaaaataagaaaaataagaaaaataagcATGGAAAAGACAAGAGGATGATGTATGTATGA
- the LOC112246913 gene encoding uncharacterized protein LOC112246913 isoform X2 produces MASVSDLQARRVENNNTRTLLNSECVYEAAEDNSSQIILENPDPDIVKTISHYFDAALSGQKYVLSHPVTDHGAESSADRDSGDSLFITQVPVSEVVRSVRRCHSKERSEFTCTIESEEESGDEDGPATPQRKQQVSQAMKHHKRKAEKHGLKKYSFPFLGSVYRSKPLSSRECAYRNTHLSLLNGVAFSSKAIGGFFRCVKTLKKFSKGKATLASALPNRYLDKEGELSPLSEQEVESEGSDDDIRVVENKLLMLFLKKKNSQTWCYPSSEAEKQFRNFSSVSKDSTAKTKKQSTKKTQHLPHVKQTLSLVSKMIKDTPSKQSFAGSQRIVPEKCNMAEEETNPESVSCVRRCSSGRGLVRNKTEEPGIHLADNTDGQEENDNMDISLTEWKTMLNIGFVSEEVEGSRIDQAVDITSSPINEVQESEGSCLERTQGRAMTPSVTGQRPDRDHQNQTRETEADPGIKGHNPPSTDPALTNDCTNVDAGGDYEQKGKKRKKKNRKREGGDDESIEDRVGQPPCQEAPDYQELVTCVSTSTIQGGEATEITQDNKAEHSVSVSGEMIMPQKKKRKKERRRDSPCHVDTDICLRREENPKKKRRKRRISSTEDGAVVQQQEDNIQKSHISLKSSVSESIDTVPPRKKGKKDGYVVTPLSTEERCQKDSIPPETDEITSPRKKKKKRDESKDTCSVIHQDTAAPLEKEIIGISLEGCESSALTPDDTVSQRKTKKNKNSLTKHDPEGRLKNDATKISQRMNATVKNSAEVRLEAESAFISSERKRKKTKRRKSTDYEVPAVGHQDNDNTAMLIETTQSSMTQYKETESQKKKNKINDNTAMLIEMTQSSMTQYTETESKKKKKINDNTAMLIETTQSSMTQYTETDSQKKKKKKKKKKINRKTNKESVAPKHTDGRQTGEMSEATSGCLPLPQINPDPVSISHEFVSSAEKKNKKNKKNKHGKDKRMMYV; encoded by the exons ATGGCTTCTGTCAGTGACCTGCAAGCTCGACGAGTTGAAAATAATAATACACGCACTCTGTTGAACTCAGAATGCGTTTATGAAGCAGCAGAAGATAATTCATCCCAGATCATTCTGGAGAACCCCGATCCCGATATCGTTAAAACAATCTCACATTATTTCGATGCTGCTCTCAGTGGGCAGAAATATGTGTTATCCCATCCCGTCACAGACCATGGCGCTGAGTCTTCAGCAGACAG GGATTCAGGGGACAGCCTGTTCATAACTCAAGTGCCAGTGTCTGAGGTGGTGAGGTCTGTGAGAAGATGCCACTCAAAGGAGAGGTCAGAGTTCACATGTACCATAGAatcagaggaggagagtggggacGAAGATGGACCTGCCACTCCCCAAAGGAAGCAGCAGGTCTCACAGGCAATGAAACATCACAAGAGGAAAGCAGAGAAGCATGGCCTGAAAAAGTACTCCTTTCCCTTTCTGGGGAGCGTTTACAGAAGTAAACCCCTATCTAGTCGAGAGTGTgcttacagaaacacacacctatCACTATTAAATGGTGTGGCCTTCTCG AGTAAGGCAATTGGAGGCTTTTTTAGATGTGTCAAAACACTGAAGAAGTTCTCTAAAGGAAAAGCGACTTTAGCTTCAGCTTTACCAAACAGATATCTGGATAAGGAAGGTGAACTGTCTCCACTGTCAGA ACAGGAGGTGGAATCTGAAGGTAGTGATGATGACATCAGAGTGGTG gaaaataaacttttAATGCTATTCCTGAAAAAGAAAAATAGTCAAACTTGGTGTTATCCATCATCTGAAGCTGAAAAGCAATTCAGAAACTTTTCATCTGTAAGCAAAGACTCCACCGCCAAGACAAAGAAACAGAGCACAAAGAAAACACAACACCTCCCTCACGTTAAACAAACTCTTTCCTTGGTTTCCAAAATGATTAAAGACACACCATCAAAGCAGAGTTTTGCTGGGTCACAGCGAATCGTACCTGAGAAATGTAACATGGCAGAAGAAGAGACTAACCCAGAGTCAGTCAGTTGCGTTAGGAGATGTTCATCTGGTAGGGGTTTAGTCCGCAATAAAACAGAAGAACCTGGTATACATTTAGCTGACAATACAGACGGACAGGAAGAGAACGACAACATGGACATTTCATTGACAGAATGGAAGACAATGCTGAATATCGGATTTGTCAGTGAGGAAGTAGAGGGGAGTAGAATAGACCAGGCAGTGGACATAACGAGTTCACCTATTAATGAAGTGCAGGAAAGTGAAGGAAGCTGTTTGGAGAGGACCCAAGGCAGAGCCATGACCCCCAGTGTGACTGGGCAGCGCCCTGATCGTGACCATCAGAACCAGACAAGAGAAACAGAGGCTGATCCTGGAATTAAAGGTCACAACCCCCCTTCAACAGATCCAGCGCTCACAAATGACTGTACAAATGTTGATGCTGGGGGAGACTATGAACAGAagggaaagaagaggaagaaaaagaacaggaaaagagagggaggagatgatgaAAGTATAGAGGACCGAGTTGGGCAGCCTCCATGCCAAGAAGCTCCAGATTATCAGGAACTAGTCACCTGTGTGAGTACAAGCACCATACAGGGAGGAGAGGCTACTGAGATAACCCAGGATAACAAGGCAGAGCATTCTGTGTCCGTGTCTGGTGAAATGATTATGCCACAGAAAAAGaagagaaaaaaggagaggaggagggattcaCCATGCCATGTTGATACAGATATATGCCTAAGACGGGAAGAGAACCCCAAGAAGAagcggaggaagaggaggatatcTTCAACTGAAGATGGCGCCGTTGTTCAACAACAAGAGGATAATATTCAAAAATCTCATATCTCCCTCAAGAGTTCTGTGTCTGAATCCATTGACACTGTGCCACCAAGAAAAAAGGGGAAGAAAGATGGGTATGTAGTAACTCCTTTGAGCACAGAGGAGAGATGTCAAAAGGACAGCATACCACCTGAAACAGATGAGATCACTAGCccaagaaagaagaagaaaaagcgaGATGAGTCTAAAGACACTTGTTCTGTCATACACCAGGATACAGCAGCTCCACTGGAAAAAGAGATTATTGGCATATCTTTGGAGGGGTGTGAGAGTTCTGCTTTGACTCCAGATGACACAGTTTCTCAGAGAAAAACTAAGAAAAATAAGAATTCCCTCACCAAACATGATCCTGAGGGAAGACTGAAAAATGATGCAACTAAAATATCTCAGAGGATGAACGCAACTGTAAAAAATTCTGCTGAAGTGAGACTTGAAGCTGAAAGTGCCTTTAtatcctcagagagaaagaggaaaaagaCAAAGAGGAGGAAATCCACTGATTACGAAGTACCAGCGGTAGGACATCAAGATAATGATAACACTGCAATGCTAATTGAAACGACCCAGAGTTCTATGACCCAATACAAAGAAACAGAGTcgcagaagaagaaaaataaaataaatgataaCACTGCAATGCTAATTGAAATGACCCAGAGTTCTATGACCCAATACACAGAAACAGagtcgaagaagaagaagaaaataaatgaTAACACTGCAATGCTAATTGAAACGACCCAGAGTTCTATGACCCAATACACAGAAACAGattcacagaagaagaagaagaagaagaagaagaagaaaataaatagaaaaacaaacaagGAATCAGTTGCCCCGAAGCACACAGATGGAAGACAGACCGGGGAGATGTCAGAGGCGACGTCAGGCTGTCTGCCTTTACCACAGATTAATCCTGATCCTGTATCAATCTCCCATGAATTTGTTTCATCAGCAGagaagaaaaataagaaaaataagaaaaataagcATGGAAAAGACAAGAGGATGATGTATGTATGA
- the LOC112246913 gene encoding uncharacterized protein LOC112246913 isoform X4, whose translation MASVSDLQARRVENNNTRTLLNSECVYEAAEDNSSQIILENPDPDIVKTISHYFDAALSGQKYVLSHPVTDHGAESSADSRDSGDSLFITQVPVSEVVRSVRRCHSKERSEFTCTIESEEESGDEDGPATPQRKQQVSQAMKHHKRKAEKHGLKKYSFPFLGSVYRSKPLSSRECAYRNTHLSLLNGVAFSSKAIGGFFRCVKTLKKFSKGKATLASALPNRYLDKEDRRWNLKVVMMTSEWWKINF comes from the exons ATGGCTTCTGTCAGTGACCTGCAAGCTCGACGAGTTGAAAATAATAATACACGCACTCTGTTGAACTCAGAATGCGTTTATGAAGCAGCAGAAGATAATTCATCCCAGATCATTCTGGAGAACCCCGATCCCGATATCGTTAAAACAATCTCACATTATTTCGATGCTGCTCTCAGTGGGCAGAAATATGTGTTATCCCATCCCGTCACAGACCATGGCGCTGAGTCTTCAGCAGACAG TAGGGATTCAGGGGACAGCCTGTTCATAACTCAAGTGCCAGTGTCTGAGGTGGTGAGGTCTGTGAGAAGATGCCACTCAAAGGAGAGGTCAGAGTTCACATGTACCATAGAatcagaggaggagagtggggacGAAGATGGACCTGCCACTCCCCAAAGGAAGCAGCAGGTCTCACAGGCAATGAAACATCACAAGAGGAAAGCAGAGAAGCATGGCCTGAAAAAGTACTCCTTTCCCTTTCTGGGGAGCGTTTACAGAAGTAAACCCCTATCTAGTCGAGAGTGTgcttacagaaacacacacctatCACTATTAAATGGTGTGGCCTTCTCG AGTAAGGCAATTGGAGGCTTTTTTAGATGTGTCAAAACACTGAAGAAGTTCTCTAAAGGAAAAGCGACTTTAGCTTCAGCTTTACCAAACAGATATCTGGATAAGGAAG ACAGGAGGTGGAATCTGAAGGTAGTGATGATGACATCAGAGTGGTG gaaaataaacttttAA
- the LOC112246913 gene encoding uncharacterized protein LOC112246913 isoform X3, translating to MLFLKKKNSQTWCYPSSEAEKQFRNFSSVSKDSTAKTKKQSTKKTQHLPHVKQTLSLVSKMIKDTPSKQSFAGSQRIVPEKCNMAEEETNPESVSCVRRCSSGRGLVRNKTEEPGIHLADNTDGQEENDNMDISLTEWKTMLNIGFVSEEVEGSRIDQAVDITSSPINEVQESEGSCLERTQGRAMTPSVTGQRPDRDHQNQTRETEADPGIKGHNPPSTDPALTNDCTNVDAGGDYEQKGKKRKKKNRKREGGDDESIEDRVGQPPCQEAPDYQELVTCVSTSTIQGGEATEITQDNKAEHSVSVSGEMIMPQKKKRKKERRRDSPCHVDTDICLRREENPKKKRRKRRISSTEDGAVVQQQEDNIQKSHISLKSSVSESIDTVPPRKKGKKDGYVVTPLSTEERCQKDSIPPETDEITSPRKKKKKRDESKDTCSVIHQDTAAPLEKEIIGISLEGCESSALTPDDTVSQRKTKKNKNSLTKHDPEGRLKNDATKISQRMNATVKNSAEVRLEAESAFISSERKRKKTKRRKSTDYEVPAVGHQDNDNTAMLIETTQSSMTQYKETESQKKKNKINDNTAMLIEMTQSSMTQYTETESKKKKKINDNTAMLIETTQSSMTQYTETDSQKKKKKKKKKKINRKTNKESVAPKHTDGRQTGEMSEATSGCLPLPQINPDPVSISHEFVSSAEKKNKKNKKNKHGKDKRMMYV from the coding sequence ATGCTATTCCTGAAAAAGAAAAATAGTCAAACTTGGTGTTATCCATCATCTGAAGCTGAAAAGCAATTCAGAAACTTTTCATCTGTAAGCAAAGACTCCACCGCCAAGACAAAGAAACAGAGCACAAAGAAAACACAACACCTCCCTCACGTTAAACAAACTCTTTCCTTGGTTTCCAAAATGATTAAAGACACACCATCAAAGCAGAGTTTTGCTGGGTCACAGCGAATCGTACCTGAGAAATGTAACATGGCAGAAGAAGAGACTAACCCAGAGTCAGTCAGTTGCGTTAGGAGATGTTCATCTGGTAGGGGTTTAGTCCGCAATAAAACAGAAGAACCTGGTATACATTTAGCTGACAATACAGACGGACAGGAAGAGAACGACAACATGGACATTTCATTGACAGAATGGAAGACAATGCTGAATATCGGATTTGTCAGTGAGGAAGTAGAGGGGAGTAGAATAGACCAGGCAGTGGACATAACGAGTTCACCTATTAATGAAGTGCAGGAAAGTGAAGGAAGCTGTTTGGAGAGGACCCAAGGCAGAGCCATGACCCCCAGTGTGACTGGGCAGCGCCCTGATCGTGACCATCAGAACCAGACAAGAGAAACAGAGGCTGATCCTGGAATTAAAGGTCACAACCCCCCTTCAACAGATCCAGCGCTCACAAATGACTGTACAAATGTTGATGCTGGGGGAGACTATGAACAGAagggaaagaagaggaagaaaaagaacaggaaaagagagggaggagatgatgaAAGTATAGAGGACCGAGTTGGGCAGCCTCCATGCCAAGAAGCTCCAGATTATCAGGAACTAGTCACCTGTGTGAGTACAAGCACCATACAGGGAGGAGAGGCTACTGAGATAACCCAGGATAACAAGGCAGAGCATTCTGTGTCCGTGTCTGGTGAAATGATTATGCCACAGAAAAAGaagagaaaaaaggagaggaggagggattcaCCATGCCATGTTGATACAGATATATGCCTAAGACGGGAAGAGAACCCCAAGAAGAagcggaggaagaggaggatatcTTCAACTGAAGATGGCGCCGTTGTTCAACAACAAGAGGATAATATTCAAAAATCTCATATCTCCCTCAAGAGTTCTGTGTCTGAATCCATTGACACTGTGCCACCAAGAAAAAAGGGGAAGAAAGATGGGTATGTAGTAACTCCTTTGAGCACAGAGGAGAGATGTCAAAAGGACAGCATACCACCTGAAACAGATGAGATCACTAGCccaagaaagaagaagaaaaagcgaGATGAGTCTAAAGACACTTGTTCTGTCATACACCAGGATACAGCAGCTCCACTGGAAAAAGAGATTATTGGCATATCTTTGGAGGGGTGTGAGAGTTCTGCTTTGACTCCAGATGACACAGTTTCTCAGAGAAAAACTAAGAAAAATAAGAATTCCCTCACCAAACATGATCCTGAGGGAAGACTGAAAAATGATGCAACTAAAATATCTCAGAGGATGAACGCAACTGTAAAAAATTCTGCTGAAGTGAGACTTGAAGCTGAAAGTGCCTTTAtatcctcagagagaaagaggaaaaagaCAAAGAGGAGGAAATCCACTGATTACGAAGTACCAGCGGTAGGACATCAAGATAATGATAACACTGCAATGCTAATTGAAACGACCCAGAGTTCTATGACCCAATACAAAGAAACAGAGTcgcagaagaagaaaaataaaataaatgataaCACTGCAATGCTAATTGAAATGACCCAGAGTTCTATGACCCAATACACAGAAACAGagtcgaagaagaagaagaaaataaatgaTAACACTGCAATGCTAATTGAAACGACCCAGAGTTCTATGACCCAATACACAGAAACAGattcacagaagaagaagaagaagaagaagaagaagaaaataaatagaaaaacaaacaagGAATCAGTTGCCCCGAAGCACACAGATGGAAGACAGACCGGGGAGATGTCAGAGGCGACGTCAGGCTGTCTGCCTTTACCACAGATTAATCCTGATCCTGTATCAATCTCCCATGAATTTGTTTCATCAGCAGagaagaaaaataagaaaaataagaaaaataagcATGGAAAAGACAAGAGGATGATGTATGTATGA
- the aspa gene encoding aspartoacylase — translation MYNTTELCSVVSGHSSPAAILCKCTTRTAFISQLVKKRQPWILLPGNFQRLLSRVLKLALSSEGLYQLFNIPAFTTAMTSSTNVSCFHEARRVAIFGGTHGNEMSGVTLVNLWIQNGKEIHRKGVETKPFITNPRAVEKCTRYVDTDLNRAFTTENLSAPSGDDLPYEVQRAQQINEIFGPKGSPEAYDVIFDLHNTTSNMGCTLILESSKDHFNLQMMHYIKKAIAPDSCPVLLTEHPLLKYSTSRSVAKHPVGLEVGPQPQGVLRSNIFESMRVVLKHALDFIELFNEGLEFPPCTVDVFRVSEKMDYPRDTNGNIIAMVHPNLQDCDWEPLNPGDPMFQTFDGTTLRYEGAGTVYPTFINEAAYYEKQQAFVTTRRETLAAGAIKKNIGQSYSV, via the exons ATGTACAACACGACAGAGTTATGTTCGGTGGTGAGTGGTCACAGTAGTCCAGCGGCGATATTATGTAAGTGTACTACCCGAACAGCATTCATATCACAATTGGTTAAGAAACGTCAACCGTGGATTTTATTGCCTGGCAACTTTCAGCGGCTGCTCTCCCGAGTCCTCAAGCTCGCGCTTTCATCTGAGGGCTTGTATCAACTGTTCAATATTCCAGCCTTCACTACCGCTATGACTTCAAGTACCAATGTCTCTTGTTTTCACGAGGCTCGAAGAGTTGCTATTTTTGGAGGCACACACGGAAATGAAATGTCAGGCGTAACGCTTGTAAATCTGTGGATACAGAATGGAAAAGAAATCCATAGAAAGGGAGTTGAGACGAAACCCTTCATAACGAACCCAAGAGCCGTGGAGAAATGCACTAGATATGTGGACACAGATCTTAACAGAGCGTTCACGACCGAGAATCTCAG CGCCCCTAGTGGAGATGACCTGCCCTACGAGGTCCAGAGGGCCCAGCAGATCAATGAGATATTTGGACCTAAAGGAAGCCCTGAGGCCTACGATGTCATCTTCGACCTCCACAACACTACCTCCAACATGGGTTGTACGCTCATACTGGAAAGCTCCAAGGATCACTTCAACCTCCAGATGATGCATTACATCAAG AAAGCCATAGCTCCTGACAGTTGTCCAGTTCTGCTGACTGAACACCCGCTACTCAAGTATTCAACTTCACGCTCTGTGGCCAAGCACCCCGTCG gtCTAGAGGTTGGCCCTCAACCTCAGGGGGTTTTGAGGAGCAACATATTTGAGTCTATGAGGGTGGTACTGAAACATGCCCTGGACTTCATTGAGCTCTTCAACGAAG GCTTGGAGTTTCCCCCCTGTACAGTGGATGTGTTCAGAGTTTCAGAGAAGATGGACTATCCCAGAGACACCAATGGCAACATCATTGCCATGGTGCACCCCAATCTACAG GACTGTGACTGGGAGCCGTTGAACCCTGGTGACCCTATGTTCCAAACGTTTGACGGGACAACCCTCCGCTACGAAGGTGCTGGCACCGTCTATCCCACTTTTATTAACGAAGCTGCTTATTATGAGAAGCAGCAGGCGTTCGTAACTACCAGAAGAGAGACCTTAGCAGCTGGTGCTATCAAAAAAAACATAGGACAAAGTTACAGTGTATAG